In Candidatus Saganbacteria bacterium, a single window of DNA contains:
- a CDS encoding dihydroorotate dehydrogenase, whose product MAVVLGGLKLKNPVMVASGTFGFGLEFADLVDIEKLGAIVTKTVTLKARSGNPQPRLVEVDNGLVNSIGLQNDGVKYFIKNCLPKLRKIKTAVIVNIAGETVEEYADIAKVLDKEKGIDAIEINISCPNVDKGCMVFGQDPVLTREVVSSVRRATGLPLIAKLTPNVKDITVIAKAAAGAGADIISMINTVQTTVDVLNSKKKLTAGLSGPAIKQTALSLIRQVRKAVKVPIIGMGGIMNASDAREFFAAGADAIAVGTANFVDPNIVIRIIEEI is encoded by the coding sequence ATGGCAGTAGTCCTTGGCGGTTTAAAATTAAAGAATCCGGTCATGGTCGCGTCCGGTACTTTCGGATTTGGTCTCGAGTTTGCGGACCTCGTCGATATCGAAAAGCTCGGAGCTATCGTCACGAAGACCGTAACTTTAAAGGCGAGGAGCGGTAATCCCCAGCCGCGTCTTGTGGAAGTCGATAACGGCCTCGTTAATTCGATAGGGCTTCAAAATGACGGGGTCAAATATTTCATAAAGAACTGCCTTCCTAAACTAAGGAAGATCAAGACCGCGGTTATCGTCAATATCGCGGGGGAGACCGTGGAAGAATATGCCGATATCGCGAAGGTCCTGGACAAGGAAAAAGGGATCGATGCGATAGAGATAAACATCTCCTGCCCGAACGTCGATAAAGGATGCATGGTATTCGGACAGGACCCGGTTCTCACAAGAGAAGTGGTCTCAAGCGTCAGAAGGGCGACCGGCCTTCCTTTGATAGCAAAACTGACGCCTAATGTAAAAGATATTACCGTGATCGCGAAAGCCGCGGCCGGAGCGGGAGCCGATATTATCTCGATGATAAATACCGTTCAAACCACCGTCGATGTCCTTAATTCTAAGAAAAAACTCACTGCGGGCCTTTCCGGACCTGCCATAAAACAGACCGCGCTGTCACTCATCAGGCAGGTAAGAAAGGCGGTTAAAGTCCCGATCATTGGAATGGGCGGGATAATGAACGCGTCCGATGCGAGAGAGTTTTTTGCCGCGGGAGCAGACGCGATCGCCGTAGGCACCGCGAATTTTGTTGACCCGAACATCGTAATAAGGATAATCGAGGAGATCTGA
- a CDS encoding MiaB/RimO family radical SAM methylthiotransferase, with protein MHVRKYLIKTYGCQMNENDSEIIAGILEKNGLVKASDIKEADIVIANTCSVRDAAERKAAGFINTLIKLKKEKPGLLVGVVGCMAERLGEELVKKFKFVDFVMGTSDFRNFKDTSIIKREPSVNAWITIMEGCDNFCSFCIVPYVRGREKSKPVADILKEIDELDKNVFKEITLLGQNVNSYSYGFPHLLDAVSKINGIKRIRFMTSHPKNMSDEIIEAVKNTPKVCENFHLPLQSGDDEILKRMNRGYDSDYFRRLVEKIRKKITASAITSDAIAGFPGETDEQFENTLHLISELELDAVNTLAYDVRPGTAAEKMEGRVPQKIVDERLQQLIKVVEETSFKKNQSLAGSVQEILVEKKGKGRTRSHKMVKYPSEADETGKLIKVRIKSAKSWVLLGEVVS; from the coding sequence ATGCATGTGAGAAAATATCTCATAAAAACCTACGGTTGCCAGATGAATGAAAATGATTCCGAGATCATTGCGGGCATCCTCGAAAAGAACGGTCTTGTTAAGGCTTCAGATATTAAAGAGGCTGACATCGTGATCGCCAACACGTGCTCGGTCCGCGACGCGGCAGAGAGAAAAGCAGCCGGATTCATAAATACACTTATCAAGCTCAAAAAAGAAAAACCCGGCCTGCTTGTCGGGGTCGTGGGCTGCATGGCAGAGAGGCTGGGGGAGGAGCTGGTCAAAAAGTTCAAATTCGTTGATTTTGTTATGGGGACAAGCGACTTCCGCAACTTCAAAGACACTTCCATAATCAAACGCGAGCCATCCGTAAATGCCTGGATCACGATAATGGAAGGCTGCGATAATTTCTGCTCGTTCTGTATCGTTCCTTACGTGAGAGGCAGGGAAAAGAGCAAACCCGTTGCGGATATATTGAAAGAGATCGATGAACTCGATAAAAATGTTTTTAAAGAAATAACACTTCTAGGCCAGAACGTGAACTCATACTCTTACGGTTTTCCGCATCTTCTGGACGCGGTCTCGAAGATCAATGGCATCAAAAGGATAAGGTTCATGACCTCCCATCCAAAGAATATGTCGGATGAGATAATCGAAGCGGTAAAAAATACCCCCAAAGTCTGCGAGAACTTCCATCTCCCGCTCCAGAGCGGGGACGATGAAATATTAAAAAGGATGAACAGGGGATATGACAGCGATTATTTCAGGAGGCTTGTCGAAAAAATAAGAAAAAAGATCACGGCATCAGCAATTACTTCTGATGCGATAGCCGGTTTTCCGGGTGAGACGGATGAACAGTTCGAAAACACACTGCACTTGATATCGGAGCTGGAACTGGACGCGGTCAACACGCTTGCTTATGATGTAAGGCCCGGCACAGCCGCGGAAAAGATGGAAGGAAGAGTGCCTCAGAAGATCGTCGATGAAAGGCTTCAGCAGCTTATAAAAGTTGTGGAAGAGACTTCATTCAAAAAGAACCAGTCTCTTGCCGGGTCAGTACAGGAGATCCTCGTAGAAAAAAAAGGCAAAGGCAGGACCAGGAGCCACAAAATGGTAAAATATCCAAGTGAAGCGGATGAGACCGGAAAACTCATAAAAGTCAGAATAAAATCGGCAAAGTCGTGGGTGTTGCTAGGAGAGGTTGTAAGTTGA
- a CDS encoding homoserine dehydrogenase, protein MQKEIKIGLIGFGTVGSGVAALLQKNALYIEKMTGVSIRIDRIADTDILRKRPVDIDMRIMTQDAYDIIKDKKIDIAVEAVGGTDPALRFVIDAINEGKHIVTSNKELMAKHGPAILEAADNKGVRVLFEGSVGGGIPIIAGLRRLLSANRIEEVYGIVNGTTNYILSDMAASGRDFSASLEAAKRLGYAESDPKNDIEGFDASFKAAILASVAFGQKVNWEKIYFEGIDGVTVEDVQYAEEMGYSIKLLAVAKRKNGGCEIRVNPVLIDKDHPLAGVSGAYNAIYVKGDSVGEQMFYGEGAGGGPTASAVVSDVIEIALNPDKGNIKLEGEAKIANIDDCESRFYVRLRAKDAPGVLAAIAGAFGDKKVSIQSALQKGTIDNIATIVIITHKVKERNFREAAETISRLPQIDTIGSIIRAGME, encoded by the coding sequence ATGCAAAAAGAAATTAAAATAGGATTGATCGGGTTCGGTACCGTCGGGAGCGGTGTGGCCGCGCTTTTACAAAAGAACGCGCTCTACATCGAAAAAATGACGGGCGTGAGCATAAGGATCGATCGGATAGCGGACACAGATATTTTAAGGAAAAGACCTGTAGACATCGATATGCGTATTATGACGCAGGACGCTTACGATATCATAAAAGATAAAAAGATAGACATTGCAGTGGAAGCGGTAGGCGGCACTGACCCCGCGCTGAGATTTGTCATCGACGCGATAAACGAAGGAAAACATATAGTCACTTCAAATAAAGAACTGATGGCGAAACACGGCCCCGCAATACTTGAAGCTGCCGATAATAAAGGGGTCCGCGTACTTTTCGAAGGTTCCGTGGGAGGCGGGATACCGATAATAGCAGGCCTCAGGCGGCTTTTGTCGGCCAACAGGATAGAGGAAGTGTACGGGATAGTGAACGGCACTACAAATTATATTCTTTCGGACATGGCCGCGTCAGGCAGGGACTTTTCGGCCTCTCTTGAAGCGGCAAAAAGACTGGGATACGCGGAATCGGACCCCAAGAACGATATAGAGGGATTTGACGCGTCTTTCAAGGCCGCCATCCTTGCTTCTGTCGCTTTCGGGCAAAAGGTCAATTGGGAAAAAATATATTTTGAAGGAATAGACGGCGTTACCGTGGAAGATGTCCAGTATGCGGAGGAAATGGGATACAGCATCAAACTTCTTGCAGTAGCAAAAAGAAAGAACGGCGGATGCGAGATCCGCGTGAATCCGGTCCTCATCGATAAAGACCATCCCCTTGCCGGGGTCTCAGGGGCTTACAACGCGATATACGTAAAAGGCGACAGTGTCGGCGAGCAGATGTTCTACGGCGAGGGCGCGGGCGGCGGGCCCACGGCTTCCGCTGTCGTTTCGGACGTGATAGAGATAGCCTTAAATCCGGATAAGGGGAATATAAAGCTTGAAGGCGAGGCAAAGATCGCGAACATAGATGACTGCGAAAGCAGGTTCTATGTAAGGCTGAGGGCCAAAGACGCTCCGGGAGTTCTCGCGGCAATAGCGGGCGCTTTCGGGGACAAAAAGGTAAGCATTCAGAGCGCGCTCCAGAAGGGCACTATTGATAATATCGCCACAATTGTTATAATTACTCATAAGGTCAAGGAAAGAAATTTCCGTGAAGCGGCAGAGACGATCTCGAGACTGCCTCAGATAGACACGATAGGCAGCATAATCCGGGCGGGAATGGAGTAA
- a CDS encoding ribose-phosphate pyrophosphokinase, whose protein sequence is MTSEKNDSLMIFSGTTAPVFASDVANYIGLKLGGIQISKFPSGEIYARIKDNVRGKSVFVVQTGTQNVNEDIMELLIIIDAMKRASCRSITTVIPHLPYARQDRKAASREPISAKLIADLLTAVGVHRVITIDMHSDQIQGFFNCPVDTLTALPLFAAYIKGKNIKDPVIVAPDTGRAKTSKKLADRLGCPLAIIHKQRPEHSTSEVTHVVGDVKGKTAIIVDDMIDTAGTATNGVKALIDMGAEKDVYLMATHAILSGPAVERITKAGIKECIVTDSVPVPKERQFPSLKIISVAPLFGEAIMRAHENLSISSLFD, encoded by the coding sequence ATGACAAGCGAAAAAAACGATTCCCTGATGATATTTTCGGGCACGACGGCGCCGGTATTCGCGTCGGATGTGGCAAATTATATCGGGCTTAAGCTCGGAGGGATACAAATATCAAAGTTCCCGTCGGGCGAAATATACGCGCGCATCAAAGATAATGTGAGGGGGAAATCCGTTTTCGTGGTGCAGACGGGGACGCAGAACGTGAACGAAGATATCATGGAGCTTCTGATAATAATAGATGCTATGAAAAGAGCTTCCTGCAGGAGCATAACAACTGTCATCCCGCACCTTCCGTACGCAAGACAGGACAGAAAGGCGGCGTCCCGCGAGCCGATCTCCGCAAAGCTGATCGCAGACCTTTTAACAGCAGTCGGAGTGCACAGGGTTATAACGATCGATATGCATTCAGACCAGATACAGGGGTTCTTTAACTGCCCGGTGGACACACTTACGGCCCTGCCTCTGTTCGCGGCCTATATAAAGGGCAAGAACATCAAGGATCCCGTCATAGTGGCCCCTGATACCGGCAGGGCTAAGACCTCGAAAAAACTGGCTGACAGGCTGGGTTGCCCGCTTGCGATAATTCACAAACAGCGGCCGGAGCACAGCACGTCAGAGGTGACCCATGTGGTCGGCGATGTGAAAGGCAAGACAGCTATCATAGTGGACGACATGATAGATACCGCGGGCACCGCCACGAACGGCGTAAAAGCGCTTATCGATATGGGAGCTGAAAAGGATGTGTATCTGATGGCGACGCATGCGATCCTGTCAGGCCCGGCAGTGGAGCGGATAACAAAGGCGGGGATAAAGGAATGCATCGTCACCGATTCCGTTCCCGTACCTAAGGAAAGACAGTTCCCTTCGTTAAAAATAATATCGGTAGCCCCGCTGTTCGGCGAGGCGATAATGAGAGCGCATGAGAATTTGTCGATAAGTTCGTTATTTGATTAA
- a CDS encoding patatin-like phospholipase family protein produces MLFNPFRKKKVGLALSGGGARGLAHIGVLKVFHDHRIPVDMIAGTSAGALIGSLFAGGVNITTMMEIATKVKWKNFFRIVLSKSGLVSSEEIENFVISQIGKKTFADMEKPFSAVTIDIKTGEEVVLDKGEVCKAVRASCSFPWMYIPFKYEKHLLVDGVLKNNLPSDIVRKMGADIVIGVDVIPRLEEADDFKNILEIFDRALDLFILNQDRDKKKGCDVLITPVHERISSLELDKAERLVQLGEEAAKKALPEIKKALSFF; encoded by the coding sequence ATGCTCTTTAATCCTTTCAGGAAGAAAAAAGTAGGCCTTGCGCTTTCCGGCGGAGGTGCAAGAGGCCTCGCCCACATCGGCGTATTAAAGGTCTTCCACGATCACAGGATCCCTGTTGACATGATCGCGGGGACCAGCGCGGGAGCGCTTATCGGATCGTTGTTTGCCGGCGGCGTGAACATTACCACGATGATGGAGATCGCGACGAAGGTCAAATGGAAGAACTTCTTCAGGATCGTCCTTTCAAAATCGGGACTGGTCTCAAGCGAGGAGATCGAGAACTTTGTGATCAGCCAGATAGGCAAAAAAACCTTTGCTGACATGGAAAAGCCTTTTTCGGCCGTTACCATCGACATAAAGACCGGTGAAGAGGTCGTTCTTGATAAAGGCGAAGTATGCAAAGCGGTACGCGCGTCCTGCTCTTTTCCGTGGATGTACATTCCTTTTAAGTATGAAAAACATCTTCTTGTCGACGGGGTCTTAAAAAACAACCTTCCGTCAGACATCGTCAGAAAGATGGGAGCCGACATAGTCATCGGCGTCGATGTCATCCCCAGGCTCGAAGAAGCGGATGATTTCAAGAACATCCTTGAGATATTTGACAGGGCCCTTGACCTTTTTATACTCAACCAGGACCGGGACAAAAAGAAAGGCTGCGATGTGCTTATCACGCCGGTACATGAGAGGATATCCTCGCTTGAACTGGACAAAGCCGAGCGTCTCGTGCAATTAGGGGAAGAAGCCGCAAAAAAAGCGCTTCCCGAAATAAAGAAAGCGCTTTCATTTTTTTAA